The following are encoded together in the Planctobacterium marinum genome:
- a CDS encoding helix-turn-helix domain-containing protein, whose product MSRPLLICSIIAYLALTAPIANEHYGWLRPPLLLFTDLTSYALLNYYWLSTRGVTLWSVLPKLLKTLTILWFFSLVILFFGYAGKAMLHDINHMVGFGLLLVILIDSVFHYSDDLVERRRLMRRLMMIGISFYMLLLTMIELLFNQLKDDPYFSFGNALLAFILVCIYARPSLSIEANTEPEAQRESREKTSEQRSENIKMAELTRLKQLMDSGFYTEHNLSIGKLARELKLPEHRVRQLINNHLGYDNFSHFINSYRIPAVCKKLRDPARTKEPILTLALETGFNSIASFNRSFKKEKGVTASEFRNRI is encoded by the coding sequence TTGAGTAGACCGTTACTCATTTGTAGCATTATTGCTTATCTGGCGCTGACAGCCCCCATAGCTAATGAGCATTATGGCTGGCTTCGCCCGCCACTGCTGCTGTTTACCGATCTAACCAGTTACGCATTGCTCAATTATTATTGGCTTTCTACACGTGGCGTGACGCTGTGGTCAGTATTACCTAAACTGTTAAAAACTCTGACAATCTTGTGGTTCTTCAGTTTAGTCATCCTGTTCTTCGGCTACGCAGGTAAAGCCATGTTACACGACATCAATCACATGGTGGGCTTTGGGCTGTTGCTGGTCATACTCATTGACAGTGTCTTTCACTATTCTGACGATCTGGTAGAGCGGCGTAGACTTATGCGGCGTTTAATGATGATTGGCATCAGTTTTTACATGCTATTACTGACAATGATTGAATTGCTATTCAATCAGTTAAAAGACGACCCCTACTTTAGTTTCGGCAATGCTTTATTGGCATTCATCTTAGTTTGCATTTACGCGCGGCCCTCACTTTCCATTGAAGCCAACACAGAGCCAGAAGCTCAGCGTGAAAGTCGAGAAAAAACAAGTGAACAACGGTCAGAAAATATAAAGATGGCTGAACTGACGCGCCTTAAACAGTTAATGGATTCTGGTTTTTATACTGAACATAATTTGTCCATTGGTAAATTGGCCCGTGAACTCAAACTTCCTGAACACCGGGTAAGACAGCTCATTAACAACCATTTGGGTTATGATAATTTCTCTCATTTTATCAATAGCTATCGCATCCCTGCTGTGTGTAAAAAGTTACGAGATCCGGCACGAACAAAAGAGCCAATTTTAACCTTGGCTTTGGAAACCGGTTTTAATTCAATCGCCTCGTTTAACCGCAGTTTTAAAAAGGAAAAAGGCGTTACCGCATCAGAATTTCGCAATCGGATTTAA
- a CDS encoding TonB-dependent receptor plug domain-containing protein, which translates to MKKTYLTLCCAALLSSQATFAEENTDNSLEKITVVSAGIEQNINELSASVAVLNEEDLIGRYQLSVADTLRTVAGIHVSNSGGLGKNTVLRVRGEESFRTRLYVDGVELTDPTAPQLTPVLDDLLLNNVSRIELLKGPQGLIYGADAGGVVRVTTQETGEGLSGNIAAEFAGFGTQQYSASLNLGNKTSGIMLNVSDLSSDGINAQSTDVSGETDGYDNTTLHLKGQHQFNEQLGLQLVIRSTEGETQYDGCFDNTTFAPINNCVTESEQTSARLALQYRTEAMQHSLGYAITDVEKDFINNGEFGFGNEGEIRRLDYQGWYQLGADTISFGVDFKAEEDVLNSTDRDNKGYFVEWLSERFDNINLNLGVRYDDNDTFGSFTSWRGGINYLLPLQNQQSLRFKATWGTGFRAPGLFEQAYNDGPFAYGDAAGLQLKEETSQGYDLGLIHKVSANTWWSLTWFEQQIEDEILFDAVAFQGYLQTSGKSDSQGIEFETESTLSNGDKIWFNYTYMDSEDQAGNQRLRRPEQLANLGYQQEFNDGQTRWSLYAHLEKGAVDIGNMPLSNFVTVNGNIVWDLTATLTAQAYINNLFDREYTEVQGFNTQGRHLGVKLALSF; encoded by the coding sequence ATGAAAAAAACCTATCTAACACTTTGCTGTGCAGCTCTGCTCAGCAGTCAGGCTACCTTTGCCGAAGAAAACACCGACAACAGTCTGGAAAAAATTACCGTCGTCTCTGCCGGTATCGAACAGAATATAAATGAACTCAGTGCCAGCGTTGCGGTGTTAAACGAAGAAGACCTTATTGGCCGTTACCAGCTTTCCGTTGCAGATACCTTGCGCACAGTTGCAGGGATACATGTATCCAACTCTGGCGGCTTGGGTAAAAATACTGTATTGCGGGTGCGCGGTGAAGAGAGTTTCAGAACCCGTTTATACGTGGACGGAGTAGAACTCACCGACCCAACAGCACCGCAGCTTACGCCAGTATTGGATGATTTATTGCTGAACAATGTGTCCCGTATTGAACTGTTAAAAGGACCACAGGGTTTAATCTACGGTGCCGATGCCGGCGGTGTGGTAAGGGTTACAACGCAGGAAACCGGTGAAGGACTTAGCGGCAATATTGCTGCCGAATTCGCTGGATTCGGTACCCAGCAATACAGTGCCTCTCTCAATCTGGGCAATAAGACTTCCGGCATAATGTTAAACGTTTCTGATTTAAGCAGCGATGGTATCAATGCCCAATCGACAGATGTTTCTGGTGAAACCGATGGCTATGACAACACCACGCTGCACCTGAAAGGCCAACATCAGTTTAATGAACAACTCGGTCTGCAATTGGTTATTCGCAGTACTGAAGGTGAAACCCAATACGATGGTTGCTTTGACAATACCACTTTTGCGCCTATCAACAACTGTGTTACTGAATCGGAACAAACCAGTGCCAGACTGGCTTTGCAGTATCGCACCGAAGCCATGCAGCACAGCCTGGGCTATGCCATTACCGATGTTGAAAAAGACTTTATCAATAACGGGGAGTTCGGTTTTGGCAATGAGGGGGAAATTCGTCGTCTAGATTATCAAGGCTGGTACCAATTGGGTGCAGATACGATCTCATTTGGCGTAGACTTTAAAGCAGAAGAAGACGTTCTGAACAGTACCGACAGGGATAATAAGGGTTACTTTGTGGAATGGCTCAGCGAGCGTTTTGATAATATTAACCTGAATCTCGGTGTGCGTTACGACGACAACGATACCTTTGGTAGCTTTACCTCCTGGCGCGGTGGCATCAATTATCTACTACCTCTGCAAAACCAACAATCTTTGCGCTTCAAAGCCACCTGGGGAACCGGCTTTCGTGCCCCCGGATTATTTGAACAGGCATACAATGATGGTCCTTTCGCTTATGGTGATGCCGCTGGCTTACAACTCAAAGAAGAAACCAGTCAAGGTTATGACTTAGGGTTGATCCACAAAGTCTCTGCAAACACTTGGTGGAGTTTGACCTGGTTTGAACAGCAAATAGAAGATGAAATTCTGTTTGATGCGGTTGCATTTCAGGGCTATTTGCAAACCAGTGGAAAGAGCGATTCCCAGGGCATTGAGTTTGAAACTGAATCAACCTTATCCAACGGTGATAAAATCTGGTTCAACTATACCTATATGGATAGTGAAGATCAGGCGGGCAATCAGCGCTTAAGACGCCCAGAGCAATTGGCTAATTTGGGTTATCAACAAGAATTCAATGACGGCCAAACTCGCTGGTCGTTGTATGCGCATCTGGAAAAAGGGGCGGTTGATATCGGCAATATGCCACTTAGCAATTTTGTTACAGTAAATGGCAATATCGTCTGGGATTTAACTGCAACGCTGACGGCACAAGCCTACATTAACAACCTGTTCGACAGGGAATACACAGAAGTGCAGGGCTTCAATACTCAAGGACGCCACCTTGGAGTTAAGCTGGCATTAAGCTTCTAA
- a CDS encoding thiol:disulfide interchange protein DsbA/DsbL: MRKFFGLMLFTALMAFNSQAQVLWEEGTHYRVIADEASKEKNITEFFSFWCPHCYNFEPIVAEIKKKKSNDVKFVKVHVNFMRSAGPDVQDMASQAMMVGRALNKDVEVNGAIFSHIHRDRKLIASKEDLQAILARTGITAEQFDKAWDSFAVKGMMGKNAKLINEFRRHVSGVPNFIVNGKYQATFQRGMSADDMVDLIVWLSELD, from the coding sequence ATGAGAAAGTTTTTTGGATTGATGTTGTTCACCGCTTTGATGGCGTTTAATTCCCAAGCGCAGGTGTTATGGGAAGAAGGCACACATTACCGCGTTATTGCCGACGAAGCCTCAAAAGAGAAAAACATCACAGAATTCTTCTCTTTTTGGTGCCCTCACTGCTACAACTTTGAACCCATTGTGGCTGAGATCAAAAAGAAAAAGTCCAACGACGTCAAATTCGTTAAAGTTCACGTAAACTTTATGCGCTCAGCAGGCCCTGACGTACAAGATATGGCAAGCCAGGCCATGATGGTTGGTCGAGCGCTTAACAAAGACGTGGAAGTGAATGGCGCTATTTTCAGCCACATTCACAGAGACCGTAAACTCATCGCCAGCAAAGAAGATTTGCAAGCTATTTTAGCCAGAACCGGCATTACTGCTGAGCAATTCGACAAAGCCTGGGACAGTTTTGCGGTAAAAGGCATGATGGGTAAAAATGCTAAACTTATCAATGAGTTCCGCCGCCATGTTAGCGGCGTGCCTAACTTCATCGTTAACGGTAAATACCAAGCCACCTTCCAGCGCGGCATGTCTGCCGATGACATGGTGGATTTGATCGTTTGGTTAAGTGAACTGGATTAA